From one Plasmodium knowlesi strain H genome assembly, chromosome: 11 genomic stretch:
- a CDS encoding SICAvar, type II has product MEDFEYFAEFMKKLLAEEGTGGMSAGVLLQRVTERVKDMLDDMVEKADNEKTECDAVDGDGKPILKDDMSKNLCKILIRLFFWIARLRQKGIKGGGKGKMWEWIKTVLTDSTEKHVQDYLRCIIGKILIVKMLAAHCDPSKVIPIVQNAVDKTIKEKKAEKEHNKCKEMDYKSLSIGRKFFWAEIEDSIGKDTKGGGESIKKLMGKQDCEGGNGDGLTRDKKAGDKWKDIIELLGLENESQMQQLITDKTTWSKGSWTRALCYIKGKDEIKDIEDILKGMHDQVDGKYQGPLAGAGGSQGGISASTRAECDTIEDTSAPAPRNPSPSVDASPVSSGAVVPNGGAGGTQTKPPASTEPQTTPPASPVSVSDPSSVSSSTSSSSSGNSSSSSSIPGASGPGPPAPGGGSGDGSSGGSPPAGSSSSQPSTPAVPLAPPAAPVNGDGAEGAGVLGGLVPGAGGVVPGVPGVGGVPGVGTPAAAPAAGTLPGPGGAAGDSSGLAAAAAGQNDAVSTTDNGPSVGQIFWGLGRGLSNMVQGLFSSVIPSAIHGAASSALNTASKVVPPAIKIADKAAEVAKAAKDALFAVNGGSPGSGTSPTSPGGTASTGADTGGVARVAEPTAATEAALAPVAGGGGTGGGGSVSTGGVVPGVPGVGGLPGVGTPAAAAAEAPGSAAGAGGTGGGSSQHTGPVGSSVPSAVGSITVRPRRTPQGGRTPPRPKVVEWDIRNVKDVIIPYIPIIPVVLAVSVFGFLFFKYFGFSGRQKRRSRRAPQIPRSPPPLEEHMEKGALTISYAPSQYYMVRRRHPLFSTERQRAKKHILKGISEKTIIHVHLEEVNECKNQEPNNGSPPLMDKVDFLQIIVEEFMGSA; this is encoded by the exons ATGGAGGACTTCGAGTACTTTGCAGAATTCATGAAAAAATTGCTAGCGGAAGAAGGAACAGGTGGTATGAGCGCG GGTGTTTTATTACAAAGAGTAACGGAAAGGGTCAAGGATATGCTGGATGATATGGTAGAAAAGGCGGACAATGAGAAGACAGAGTGTGATGCTGTTGACGGAGACGGAAAACCAATATTGAAGGATGACATGAGTAAAAATTTATGTAAAATTTTAATCAGATTATTCTTCTGGATAGCTAGATTAAGACAGAAGGGGATTAAGGGCGGGGGCAAGGGGAAAATGTGGGAATGGATAAAAACAGTGTTAACCGATTCAACTGAGAAACATGTACAAGATTATTTAAGATGTATAATAGGAAAAATACTTATAGTAAAAATGTTAGCAGCACATTGTGATCCAAGCAAAGTGATTCCAATTGTGCAGAACGCAGTAGACAAAAccataaaggagaagaaggcgGAGAAGGAACATAATAAATGTAAAGAAATGGATTATAAAAGTTTAAGTATTgggaggaaatttttttgggCGGAAATAGAGGACTCCATAGGGAAGGATACGAAGGGTGGAGGGGAAAGTATTAAGAAGTTAATGGGGAAGCAGGACTgcgaagggggaaatggtGATGGGTTGACGAGGGATAAGAAAGCAGGGGACAAGTGGAAGGATATTATTGAACTGCTCGGATTAGAGAATGAGAGTCAGATGCAACAATTGATCACTGACAAGACTACATGGTCAAAGGGATCATGGACCAGAGCACTATGTTACATCAAAGGTAAGGATGAGATTAAGGACATAGAGGATATATTAAAGGGCATGCATGATCAGGTGGACGGAAAATATCAGGGACCACTAGCAGGAGCTGGGGGAAGCCAAGGGGGTATCAGTGCAAGTACTCGTGCCGAGTGCGATACTATTGAGGATACTTCAGCACCAGCACCCCGAAATCCCTCCCCCTCTGTGGACGCATCACCAGTCTCGTCAGGGGCTGTAGTTCCTAATGGTGGAGCCGGAGGAACACAAACAAAACCTCCCGCATCAACTGAACCCCAAACAACACCACCTGCATCTCCCGTTTCCGTTTCCGATCCAAGTTCCGTTTCAAGTTCCACTTCGAGTTCAAGTTCAGGAAATTCCTCCAGCTCCTCTAGTATCCCAGGTGCTAGTGGTCCCGGTCCTCCAGCTCCTGGTGGTGGTAGTGGTGATGGGAGTAGTGGTGGCAGTCCACCTGCTG gatcatcatcatcacaaCCATCCACTCCTGCCGTTCCACTAGCCCCTCCTGCAGCTCCTGTTAATGGTGATGGAGCTGAAGGGGCCGGGGTACTGGGTGGTTTAGTACCAGGTGCTGGTGGGGTTGTACCTGGTGTTCCAGGGGTAGGTGGTGTGCCAGGAGTTGGTACTCCAGCAGCTGCACCTGCGGCTGGTACTCTTCCTGGTCCAGGTGGTGCTGCTGGTGACAGTAGTGGTCTGGCTGCTGCGGCAGCAGGACAGAATGATGCTGTGAGTACAACGGATAATGGACCTTCTGTTGGTCAAATATTTTGGGGGTTGGGAAGGGGATTATCCAATATGGTGCAAGGATTATTTTCGTCAGTAATTCCCTCAGCTATACATGGGGCAGCATCTTCCGCCCTTAATACTGCTTCCAAAGTAGTACCCCCCGCTATAAAAATAGCTGATAAAGCTGCAGAAGTTGCAAAAGCTGCAAAAGATGCTCTTTTTGCCGTTAATGGTGGAAGCCCTGGTTCTGGTACTTCACCAACTTCTCCTGGTGGTACTGCAAGTACTGGTGCTGATACTGGTGGTGTTGCTCGTGTTGCAGAACCAACAGCAGCTACTGAGGCAGCTCTAGCACCTGTTGCTGGGGGCGGTGGTACcggtggtggtggtagtgTTTCCACTGGTGGGGTTGTACCTGGTGTTCCAGGGGTAGGTGGTTTACCAGGAGTTGGTACTCCAGCAGCGGCCGCAGCAGAGGCTCCAGGATCTGCTGCTGGTGCCGGTGGTACCGGTGGTGGTAGTAGTCAACATACTGGTCCTGTTGGTAGTAGTGTACCATCTGCTGTTGGTAGCATAACCGTAAGGCCGCGTAGGACACCACAAGGAGGTAGAACTCCACCTCGACCGAAGGTTGTAGAATGGGATATAAGGAATGTAAAGGATGTTATTATCCCCTATATTCCAATAATTCCTGTTGTATTAGCTGTTTCTGTAtttggtttccttttttttaag TATTTTGGATTTTCTGGTCGGCAAAAACGACGTTCCCGACGTGCGCCACAAATACCGAGGAGTCCTCCCCCTTTGGAAGAACATATGGAAAAAGGCGCTCTAACCATATCTTATGCACCTTCTCAGTATTATATGGTTAGAAGACGCCATCCTCTATTTAGTACGGAAAGGCAGCGAGCAAAAAAACATATCTTAAAAGGAATAAGCGAAAAAACTATTATTCATGTTCACTTGGAGGAAGTAAATGAATGCAAGAACCAAGAACCAAACAATGGGTCGCCGCCATTAATGGATAAAGtcgattttcttcaaatcatCGTGGAGGAATTTATGGGATCCGCATAA
- a CDS encoding tryptophan-rich antigen translates to MEAETHTEGSALADNNSENQTLDKAESEHVMQNEGPLETEAVISDEQEQETLSNDGLQDSIPDDDVQIENLESHETLDGKMDTPGAVDEVPINQDSSHNQDLGKEAMDVEMQSDGPMADGEPLGEPENAEGTHEEMADEVADAQEEGTDNVVGNEEVSVETVDEGDVVGEITENDNANGEPEKMDDINAEDTNAEGHNPEIDEDMEATTHADSGEMEPLAADSPDTVNTDTDENMGNTLGSKIISSPTLLNGKFFDNNFLVKLEDNTFIRKLRESYRNLFTLSGFLGFAFTILTVVFFTIACAHFLKQLSMSLQKHQQNIFAKGDPFLTTKEEDFYQNTPEAMERWKENEWNMWKRHLDYSWGEFNQSVENGKRIWLSNKEKDWEDWLRFMEKKWMHYNERMDIEYNSNLFEISEYWNDQQWEKWIRTEGEQLMELDWKKWMYENKFSLDVWASKEWSEWKKEKITSWLFCDWKMNEQKYWEEWESKKWRKFLYLGERRKWIKWKERTNREWEEWKYWVHKKDNVFVNNKRNCWSKWKNERRDMFDDWMKPFIEKWIKRKQWNVWKEERNYAHARYNA, encoded by the exons ATGGAAGCGGAAACTCATACAGAAGGTAGCGCTTTAGCAGATAATAACTCAGAAAACCAAACTCTCGATAAAGCTGAAAGTGAGCATGTTATGCAAAATGAAGGTCCACTAGAGACAGAAGCAGTAATTTCTGATGAACAAGAACAAGAAACATTGTCAAACGATGGATTACAAGACAGCATACCAGATGATGATGTACAAATCGAAAATTTAGAGTCACATGAAACACTTGATGGGAAAATGGATACCCCGGGTGCTGTAGACGAGGTTCCTATAAACCAAGATTCTTCGCATAACCAAGACTTAGGTAAAGAAGCGATGGATGTCGAAATGCAAAGCGATGGCCCAATGGCTGATGGAGAGCCACTTGGTGAACCCGAAAATGCGGAAGGCACACATGAAGAAATGGCAGATGAGGTGGCAGATGCGCAGGAGGAGGGCACTGACAACGTAGTAGGCAATGAAGAGGTATCCGTTGAAACGGTAGATGAGGGTGACGTAGTTGGAGAAATAACTGAAAATGATAACGCGAATGGAGAACCGGAGAAAATGGATGATATTAATGCAGAAGATACTAACGCAGAGGGCCATAATCCAGAAATTGATGAGGACATGGAAGCGACAACTCATGCTGATAGCGGAGAGATGGAACCTCTTGCAGCAGATAGTCCCGACACTGTTAATACAGATACAGATGAGAACATGGGTAACACCTTAGGTAGTAAAATAATAAGCAGTCCTACCCTAttgaatggaaaattttttgatAATAACTTTCTCGTTAAACTTGAAGACAACACTTTTATACGGAAACTAAGAGAAAGCTACAGGAACCTATTCACGCTATCGGGATTTTTAGGTTTCGCATTCACAATTTTAactgttgttttttttacaatagCGTGTGCGCACTTTCTGAAGCAACTTTCAATG TCGCTACAGAAGCATCAGCAGAATATATTTGCAAAGGGGGATCCATTCCTTACTACTAAGGAAGAGGATTTTTATCAAAACACCCCAGAGGCAATGGAAAGatggaaggaaaacgaaTGGAACATGTGGAAGAGACATTTGGATTACAGCTGGGGAGAATTCAACCAATCTGtagaaaatgggaaaaggatATGGCTTTCAAATAAAGAGAAAGATTGGGAAGACTGGCTAAgatttatggaaaaaaaatggatgcatTATAATGAAAGAATGGATATAGAATATAATTCCAACCTTTTTGAAATATCTGAATACTGGAATGACCaacaatgggaaaaatggatAAGAACAGAAGGAGAACAATTGATGGAGTTagattggaaaaaatggatgtatgaaaataaattttccttaGATGTTTGGGCTTCAAAAGAATGGtccgaatggaaaaaagaaaaaataacgtCATGGTTGTTCTGTGACTGGAAAATGAATGAACAGAAATATTGGGAAGAGTGGGAAAGTAAGAAATGgcgaaaatttttatatttaggaGAGAGACGGAAGTGGatcaaatggaaagaaagaacaaataggGAATGGGAAGAGTGGAAATACTGGGTTCACAAAAAAGATAACGTATTCGTAAATAACAAACGGAATTGTTGgtccaaatggaaaaatgaaaggcGAGATATGTTTGATGATTGGATGAAACCTTTTATtgaaaaatggataaaacgAAAACAGTGGAATgtatggaaagaagaaagaaattatgCGCATGCCAGATATAATGcctaa